The following are encoded in a window of Thermodesulfobacterium geofontis OPF15 genomic DNA:
- a CDS encoding 3-deoxy-D-manno-octulosonic acid transferase has protein sequence MIFQLYTFLYYLVNGFFLPKEFFKRPSQLRKKWLKDKLALFTKTDFISQRKVVWIHAVSVGEVIAISSLIKSLAKEYDILLSTITDTGNQVASQRFKDLPVKIIYLPLDCPFAIKRTLRTFNPSALLIAETEIWPNLILISSKKIPVFLINARISDKSFRRYKKIKFFLKPILSSFSLIAVQDEKYKNRFKDLGAPEDKIVVTGNTKFDIEIPYISFLWENLVPRPIIVAGSTHFPEEKLITETFLKIPIPSSLFIVPRHPERYKEVERIINSMIDEKNEIGFYKLSELPLDMRSYFKIIILVDRMGILGSLYRIADIAIIGGSFIPHGGQNPLEAIYWKKPVIFGPSMENFPFIEEFLERGACLQTEKEELKDLLEDLLKNPDKRIELGEKAYQILKQKTGATEKILNLLKSYLK, from the coding sequence ATGATTTTTCAACTTTACACCTTTTTATATTACTTAGTTAATGGATTTTTTTTACCTAAGGAATTTTTTAAAAGACCTTCTCAATTAAGAAAAAAATGGCTTAAAGATAAATTAGCTCTTTTTACCAAAACAGATTTTATTTCGCAAAGGAAAGTTGTTTGGATACATGCTGTTTCTGTAGGAGAAGTGATTGCTATCTCAAGTTTAATAAAAAGTTTGGCTAAGGAATATGATATCCTTCTTAGTACTATTACTGATACTGGAAATCAAGTTGCTTCTCAAAGATTTAAAGATCTTCCAGTTAAAATCATTTATCTTCCCTTAGATTGCCCTTTTGCTATAAAAAGGACTTTAAGAACTTTTAATCCATCTGCTTTACTTATTGCAGAAACTGAAATTTGGCCTAATTTGATTTTAATCTCTTCAAAAAAAATACCTGTATTTTTAATAAATGCAAGAATTAGTGATAAATCCTTCAGAAGATATAAAAAAATAAAGTTTTTCTTGAAGCCAATTTTAAGCAGTTTTTCTTTAATAGCTGTTCAAGATGAAAAATATAAAAATAGGTTTAAAGATTTAGGAGCTCCTGAAGACAAAATTGTAGTTACTGGAAATACTAAATTTGATATAGAAATACCTTACATTTCCTTTTTATGGGAAAATTTAGTTCCTCGTCCTATTATTGTAGCTGGAAGTACCCACTTTCCAGAAGAAAAATTAATTACTGAAACATTTTTAAAAATTCCTATTCCTTCTTCTCTTTTCATTGTTCCAAGACATCCAGAAAGATATAAAGAAGTAGAAAGGATTATAAATTCTATGATTGATGAAAAAAATGAAATAGGTTTTTACAAATTAAGCGAATTACCTTTAGATATGAGAAGCTATTTTAAAATTATTATTTTAGTAGATCGGATGGGAATTTTAGGGTCCCTTTATAGAATAGCTGATATTGCTATTATTGGGGGAAGTTTTATTCCTCATGGAGGGCAAAATCCTTTAGAAGCTATTTATTGGAAAAAACCTGTAATTTTTGGACCCTCTATGGAAAATTTCCCTTTTATAGAAGAGTTTTTAGAAAGAGGTGCTTGTTTACAGACAGAAAAAGAAGAATTAAAAGATTTATTGGAAGATTTGCTCAAAAATCCTGATAAAAGAATTGAATTAGGCGAAAAAGCTTATCAGATTTTAAAGCAAAAAACTGGAGCTACAGAAAAAATTTTAAATTTGCTCAAGAGCTATTTAAAATAG